A portion of the Acidobacteriota bacterium genome contains these proteins:
- a CDS encoding HD domain-containing protein, translating to MMNAPSLDYPVVTLDNRVLLPAGTRLTPETLLELIASNSDAPYRKLPFLGFDDIHKDIVLLLYEPPYSRIFREEEQRFALGLMGKMHVITPVLDVIAHLKACDSYTYRHLLMVFALSTILVRDLMTKSEDWIAEAMAGTLHDIGKICIPLNVLKKTQPLSRTEKNILEHHALAGFVLLSYYLRNPRSFPARVAAEHHERRDGSGYPLGIPLKNRMVEIIAACDVYDALLSPRPYRPTPYNNRTALEVLTDMAGSGKLSLEVVQALVAHNRKDRPGFRDCVVSAEKRGIPPPDNLYGTVAED from the coding sequence ATGATGAACGCCCCAAGTCTTGACTATCCGGTCGTCACCCTGGACAACCGCGTGCTTCTCCCCGCCGGAACCAGGCTGACTCCGGAAACCCTTCTGGAATTGATCGCATCCAACTCGGACGCGCCCTATCGAAAGCTGCCTTTCCTGGGGTTCGACGACATCCATAAGGATATCGTCCTTCTTCTCTATGAACCCCCCTATTCCCGAATTTTCCGGGAGGAGGAACAGCGCTTCGCCCTGGGTCTCATGGGAAAAATGCACGTGATCACACCCGTTCTGGATGTCATCGCTCATCTCAAGGCATGTGATTCCTACACCTATCGGCACCTGCTCATGGTCTTCGCCTTGTCGACGATCCTGGTCCGGGACCTGATGACGAAATCCGAAGACTGGATCGCCGAAGCCATGGCCGGAACCCTCCACGATATCGGGAAAATCTGCATTCCTCTCAACGTCCTGAAAAAGACTCAACCTCTGTCCAGAACGGAAAAAAACATCCTCGAGCATCACGCCCTGGCCGGTTTTGTGCTTCTCAGTTATTACCTGCGCAACCCCCGGAGTTTCCCGGCCCGGGTCGCCGCTGAACATCATGAACGGCGGGACGGATCCGGCTATCCCCTGGGAATCCCCCTGAAAAACAGGATGGTCGAAATCATCGCCGCCTGCGACGTTTATGACGCGCTGCTTTCTCCCCGGCCGTACCGGCCGACTCCCTATAACAACCGGACGGCCCTCGAAGTGCTCACGGATATGGCCGGGAGCGGAAAGCTGAGCTTGGAAGTCGTTCAGGCCCTGGTTGCGCATAACCGCAAGGACCGCCCCGGTTTCCGGGATTGCGTGGTTTCCGCCGAGAAACGGGGAATCCCGCCGCCGGACAACCTCTACGGAACCGTCGCGGAAGATTGA